In Zonotrichia albicollis isolate bZonAlb1 chromosome 3, bZonAlb1.hap1, whole genome shotgun sequence, a single window of DNA contains:
- the LOC113460055 gene encoding small basic protein 1-like — protein MRVLCVVFAVLLLFSLATPGQGQPKGFCDGYCAHACAETEEWSFSPYCEELHCCIPAPKKGK, from the exons ATGAGGGTGCTCTGTGTGGTctttgctgtgctcctgctttTCTCCCTGGCCACCCCAG ggcaggggcagcccaAGGGATTTTGTGACGGGTACTGTGCCCACGCCTGCGCCGAGACCGAGGAATGGTCCTTCAGCCCCTACTGCGAGGAGCTGCACTGCTGCATCCCCGCTCCCAAAAAGGGCAAATGA